In one Silene latifolia isolate original U9 population chromosome 10, ASM4854445v1, whole genome shotgun sequence genomic region, the following are encoded:
- the LOC141606785 gene encoding zinc finger BED domain-containing protein DAYSLEEPER-like — protein MSMVNQIDENKGEKARQYLVELVCYESVPPGRFCNQFKDLVGGLIPSVLAYLDLASVQHKCLKLYEEEHSKVKEVLSNLNQISLSMDLLVYEKLGEQHEYLCLSSHFIDDKWKLRKWVLHYCEVYGSELKHPTVAVLESIKDWDMECKVFSLTIGGEIDTDMVKDQVQGRRDLALDGQLFHVRCCGDMISQMVQSGFNMIDENILDAQFFGWSESLPLWYNTSTKLYDALQMKEDLVFCGDTPSKGEWGKVRRVRKMVNQIYKITKGLFKAKMPTANLFLPRLQEIRTYLTQEATSSDVFVKALAETMLKTLNKYWNDMYLMPAIAAFLDPRHKMELIESCFPNLGNGDDEKAAYVLQTIRRLYDGYVGPTEKPQNSDLDLYLTEPVIPVTENFCILAWWKQNCSKYPVLSRMARDFLAVPISVETSYKAYYTEPRGADETVVSLEPELMNALMCTRSWKLGYNKH, from the coding sequence ATGTCTATGGTGAACCAAATTGATGAGAACAAAGGTGAAAAAGCTCGTCAGTATCTAGTGGAACTGGTATGCTATGAGAGTGTGCCACCAGGCAGGTTTTGTAATCAGTTCAAGGATTTGGTGGGTGGCCTTATTCCTAGCGTACTTGCCTACTTGGATTTAGCATCCGTTCAACATAAATGCTTGAAATTGTACGAGGAAGAACACAGTAAGGTGAAAGAAGTCCTTTCCAACCTCAACCAGATTAGTCTCTCAATGGATTTACTTGTGTATGAAAAGCTAGGAGAGCAGCATGAGTATTTGTGCCTTAGTTCCCATTTTATTGATGACAAATGGAAATTACGGAAGTGGGTTCTACATTACTGTGAAGTGTATGGCTCGGAATTGAAACACCCAACTGTGGCTGTTTTGGAGTCTATCAAAGATTGGGATATGGAGTGTAAAGTGTTCAGTCTTACCATTGGTGGTGAAATCGACACTGATATGGTGAAAGACCAAGTTCAAGGAAGGAGGGATCTTGCATTGGATGGGCAGCTGTTTCATGTACGGTGCTGTGGTGATATGATTAGTCAAATGGTTCAGAGCGGGTTTAATATGATCGATGAAAATATCCTCGATGCTCAATTTTTTGGATGGTCAGAATCACTGCCTTTATGGTACAATACAAGCACTAAGCTTTACGATGCTCTGCAAATGAAGGAGGATTTAGTATTTTGTGGAGATACCCCATCGAAAGGGGAATGGGGAAAAGTTAGGAGGGTGCGCAAAATGGTGAATCAAATCTACAAGATCACGAAGGGATTGTTCAAAGCTAAGATGCCAACGGCTAATCTGTTCTTACCTCGTCTCCAAGAGATTCGGACTTATCTAACACAAGAGGCAACCAGTTCAGATGTATTTGTAAAGGCTTTGGCCGAGACAATGCTTAAGACATTGAATAAGTACTGGAATGACATGTACCTAATGCCTGCAATTGCCGCATTCTTGGATCCTCGTCACAAGATGGAACTAATCGAGTCTTGTTTTCCGAATCTTGGTAATGGTGATGATGAAAAGGCTGCGTATGTGTTGCAAACTATTCGTAGGCTCTATGATGGCTATGTGGGACCAACTGAAAAACCCCAAAACTCAGATCTTGATTTGTATTTAACAGAGCCGGTCATACCAGTGACCGAGAATTTCTGCATTCTAGCCTGGTGGAAGCAGAACTGCTCAAAATATCCTGTGTTATCTAGGATGGCTCGAGACTTCCTGGCTGTTCCTATATCTGTGGAGACCTCTTATAAAGCATATTACACGGAGCCAAGGGGAGCTGATGAAACTGTTGTGTCTTTGGAACCTGAACTAATGAATGCTTTGATGTGCACTAGGAGCTGGAAACTTGGGTACAATAAGCATTGA
- the LOC141606783 gene encoding oxalate--CoA ligase, with protein sequence MESLTLTGLLKEVAGKFPTRRAISVSGKYDLSYNRLHNLVEFAAARISAAGVNPGDVVALTFHNTIEFVITFLAVIRARATAAPLNMAYTAEEFEFYLSDSESKLLITSVDGNKAAEAAASKLGIHHARASLSSPDSDLSLSLNDLDSASLETASSLINDPADVALFLHTSGTTSRPKGVPLSQLNLRSSVNNIKSVYRLTESDSTVIVLPLFHVHGLMAGLLSSLGAGAAVTLPSAGRFSASSFWSDMKTYSATWYTAVPTIHQIILERHNAKPESKYPALRFIRSCSASLAPTILSRLEESFEAPVLEAYAMTEATHLMCSNPLPEDGPHKAGSVGRPVGQEMGILDENGVVQEAGCKGEVCIRGPNVTKGYKNNPEANKSAFQFGWFHTGDVGYFDEEGYLHLVGRIKELINRGGEKISPIEVDAVLLSHPDIAQAVAFGVPDDKYGEEINCAVIPREDVKMDEEDVISFCKKNLAVFKVPKKVFITDFLPKTASGKIQRRIVSEHFLAQISTAKVPKFGA encoded by the exons ATGGAAAGTTTAACCCTAACAGGGTTACTAAAAGAAGTCGCCGGTAAATTCCCTACTCGCCGCGCTATTTCCGTTTCCGGCAAATATGACCTCTCATACAATCGTCTCCACAACCTTGTCGAATTTGCCGCCGCCCGCATTTCTGCTGCCGGAGTTAATCCCGGCGATGTCGTCGCGCTTACCTTTCATAACACCATTGAG TTTGTGATAACATTCTTGGCGGTAATTCGTGCCAGAGCAACTGCGGCACCACTAAACATGGCCTACACCGCTGAGGAATTTGAGTTTTACCTCTCTGATTCAGAATCAAAGCTTCTTATCACCTCCGTAGATGGCAACAAGGCAGCAGAAGCTGCGGCTTCGAAGCTTGGCATCCACCATGCCAGGGCTTCCCTGTCCTCTCCTGATTCGGACTTGTCTCTCTCCTTAAATGACCTAGATTCGGCCTCTCTTGAAACGGCCTCCTCATTGATCAACGACCCAGCTGATGTGGCGTTATTCTTGCACACCTCTGGGACCACCAGTCGTCCTAAAGGGGTCCCACTTAGCCAACTCAACCTGCGCTCTTCTGTTAATAACATCAAATCGGTTTACAGGCTCACTGAGTCGGATTCAACTGTGATTGTCCTCCCCTTGTTCCACGTTCATGGGTTGATGGCTGGGTTACTTAGTTCACTTGGAGCTGGTGCGGCTGTGACACTCCCTTCAGCTGGGCGGTTCTCAGCATCGTCATTTTGGTCAGACATGAAAACGTACTCTGCCACTTGGTACACGGCCGTGCCCACAATTCACCAAATTATTCTTGAAAGACACAACGCCAAACCAGAATCGAAGTATCCTGCTCTTCGGTTCATCAGAAGTTGTAGTGCGTCTTTAGCGCCCACTATTTTATCACGTCTTGAGGAGTCATTTGAGGCGCCCGTGTTGGAGGCTTATGCCATGACGGAGGCAACCCACTTGATGTGCTCGAACCCTTTGCCTGAGGATGGACCACACAAAGCAGGTTCAGTTGGCCGACCTGTGGGTCAGGAGATGGGGATATTGGATGAAAATGGTGTGGTTCAAGAAGCTGGCTGTAAAGGAGAAGTTTGTATTAGGGGCCCAAATGTGACAAAGGGATATAAGAATAATCCGGAGGCAAATAAGTCGGCTTTCCAGTTTGGGTGGTTTCATACGGGTGATGTTGGGTATTTTGATGAGGAAGGGTATTTGCATTTGGTGGGGCGGATTAAGGAGCTCATTAACCGTGGAG GCGAGAAAATTTCACCGATTGAAGTGGATGCAGTGCTCCTATCCCACCCAGACATTGCTCAAGCTGTTGCTTTTGGGGTCCCAGATGACAAATATGGCGAAGAG ATAAATTGTGCCGTAATTCCTAGAGAAGACGTAAAGATGGACGAAGAAGACGTGATCAGTTTCTGCAAGAAAAATTTAGCTGTATTCAAGGTCCCTAAAAAGGTTTTCATTACAGACTTCCTTCCGAAAACTGCCAGTGGGAAGATCCAGCGAAGAATCGTGTCTGAGCACTTCCTTGCCCAAATCTCAACAGCTAAAGTCCCCAAGTTTGGGGCCTAA
- the LOC141606782 gene encoding actin-depolymerizing factor 7, with amino-acid sequence MANAASGMAVDDECKVKFRDLKAKRSYRFITFKIEGQQVMVDKIGSPEENYDDFTNSLPANECRYAVFDFDFTTDENCQKSKIFFIAWSPDTSRVRMKMVYASSKDRFKRELDGIQVELQATDPSEMSFDIIKARAI; translated from the exons ATG GCAAACGCGGCCTCAGGGATGGCGGTGGATGATGAGTGTAAGGTAAAGTTTAGGGACCTAAAGGCGAAAAGGAGCTACCGGTTTATTACCTTCAAGATCGAAGGGCAACAAGTGATGGTGGATAAGATAGGAAGCCCTGAAGAAAACTATGATGATTTCACAAATTCTTTGCCTGCTAATGAATGTCGTTATGctgtctttgattttgatttcacCACCGATGAGAACTGCCAGAAGAGCAAGATCTTCTTCATTGCATG GTCGCCCGATACATCAAGAGTGAGGATGAAGATGGTATATGCAAGCTCAAAGGATAGATTCAAGAGAGAGCTTGATGGAATTCAAGTTGAATTGCAAGCAACTGATCCAAGTGAGATGAGTTTTGACATCATTAAAGCTCGAGCTATTTAA